Genomic segment of Paenibacillus sp. FSL R5-0623:
TCTTTACAGACAAGTCTGCCATGTTCAGTGTGCCAGTAATGGAGTAGAGGAAGCCGATGGAAGCGACAAACAGTGCTGAAGAAACGATGTTAATCAGGACATATTTGATCGTTTCCCGAAGCTGTCTTTCCGTACCTCCCAATACGATCAGTGCATAAGAAGAGATGAGCATCAGTTCAAAGCAAACAAATAGGTTGAACAAATCTCCGGTTAAGAATGAACCGTTAACTCCTGCGATCAGAAAATGAAAGAAAGGATAGAAGTGATGTTCTTCCCTCTCCTTGTTTACACTGCGGAATGCATACAGCAGACAAGCCAGCGCAATGATGGAAGCAGCAACAACAAGCAACGCTGACACCATGTCAGCAACAAGCACAATACCATAAGGAGGTGCCCAACCGCCCATATTCAGCGTTAGAACTCCAGTTTGAGTCACACGAGTAATGAGTATGGTTGAGACCGCTGCTGTAAACAAAAGTCCGATGACACTAATGATCCGCTGGATATTTGTTTTCCGGAAAAAGAGCAAAGTCAGAACGCCTGTAATTAAAGGCAACAGAATCGGTAGAACGACAAGATTATTCATATGGGCGCCCCCTTACTTCTTCCATATCGTCTGTTTTCAGCTTCAGATAAGAACGATACGAGAGAACAAAGAAGAACGCAGTGAGTCCAAAATTGATAACAATCGAAGTGAGTATCAAAGCCTGAGGAAGAGGATCGACATAGCGTTCAGCCATCTCCCCAAGCAGGGGTGGTGCCCCGGTTTTAAGTCGTGACATGGTGATTAAGAGCAGATGCACGCCATGGGTTAGTATGGACATGCCAAGTACGATTCGGAGCAGGCTCCGCGACAAGATTAAAAAGACGGCAACCGCAAACAGAATGCCAACGGCTACACACATCAATATTTCCATATCAGCGATCCTCCCCGATCTGTAGAATGATGGTCATGGTGACACCCAGGACAGCGAGATACACGCCAAGATCAAACAGCATGGCCGTAGCGAGTTCTGTCTCTCCCAGCAAAGGAAGTTCGAAATAACCGAAGGTTTGGCTTAGGAACGGAACTCCGAATATAAATGAACCCGCACCTGTCAGTAACGCTATACCTAATCCAATTCCTGTGAGAACGCGGAAGTCTATGGGTAACGCTTTGCGTATCGTATCTGTACTGAATGCCAGGGCAATCAACACAAGCGCTGCCGCTGTTACCAAGCCGCCGATGAAACCTCCGCCCGGATTGTGGTGTCCTGCAAAGAACAAGTGCATGGCAAACGTCAGAATGATGAACACAACGACCTTGGTGGTCGTTTGCAGCAATACATCATTACTCTGCAAGGGGACAGTATCCCACGAGGATGAGCTGCGTTCCCGGTTACCATACTTTTTCGTATTGTCCGCTTCATCATCCAGAGCAGGTTCGGTATCTTGACTCTCGTCCTTCTTACGGAACTTCAAGCGCGCTCCGAGGTCTTTCGCTTCGAGGTTCAGATTAATCATGGAGTAGATGGATAATGAAGCAACGCCAAGCACCATAATCTCCAATAACGTATCGAAGCCACGGAAATCTACCAATAAAACGTTCACGACATTTTTACCACCAGCCGAGTCATACGCTTCCTGAAGGAAAAAGGTTGAAATGCTGTCCAGTGATGCTGTTCCGCTTGCGGCCAATGCAACAAAAGTCATGACGATCCCGACTGCAATCGCTACGATCATATTTACCGTGAGATAACTGCGGCTTGATTTGCCACGTTGAAGCTCAGGCAGATGGTAGAAGCAGAGCAGGAACAATGCAACAGATACCGTCTCAACAATCATCTGTGTTAATGCCAGATCCGGGGCCCGGAACAGAACAAATAGCAGGGTTACAATGTAACCAACCGCTCCGGTCATAATGACTGCTGACAGCCTGTTCTTGGCAAAAGGAATCGAAACTGCAGCACCGATGAGCGTGACGAGCAGAACGACCTCATAAAATGAGAAAGGTGCATTACCCTGCAGATTCCAGGTAATATTTTCTCCTGAACGGAAGAAGGCATAGACCAGCAACGCGACCGTGAATGAGAAAATGTAAACGAGATAATTACGAACCGAGCCATTCATATAGGCTTCCGTCCATTTGCGTGCATAATGCTGGAGATTATCCAGTACGACATGGTACATATTGTTAATCGTTAATCCTTGTGGATAGTGCTCATAAATATTCCTCCATCGTGGCAACAGCTTGTAGAGAGTGATTCCGAGAATCACAACTCCGATCGTCATAATCAGTTCCGTAGTCCATCCATGCCACAGGGAGAAATGTACATCGAAGCGCTCATTCCCATTCAAGAGGGATGGAAGCACAGCGGCCATTGCCGGTTCAATCAGTGATCCGGCCAGCAGATTCGGGAAGAGTCCGAATACAACGACAAGAACACCTAGAACAACAGGCGGAATGAGCATGCCAGCGGGCGCTTCGTGCAGCTTCTCGGCAGGAATCTCGCTTTGGCTACGACCGAGGAATGTTTTGAACACGATAATAAGCGCATAGATCAGGGTAAACACACTTGCAAGCCAAGCGAATACCGGCAATAGAACACTCCAGGACCCAAGTCCAAAGATTCGCAGATGCGTGACTTCGACCATCGCCTGGAAGAATAACTCCTTGCTCAGGAATCCGTTGAACGGCGGAATACCCGCCATGGCAAGTGAACCGATCAAAGCCACGGTGAATGTAATTGGCATGAATGAAGCAAGTCCACCGAGCTTTCGAATGTCACGTGTACCCGTTTCATGATCGACAATGCCTACGACCATAAACAGAGCGGCCTTGAAGGTCGCATGATTAAACAGGTGAAGCAGTGCAGCGGTTATTGCCACGGTATACATCGCAGAGGATTCGCCATATCCGAAGTAGAGAGCAGCAGATCCAACCCCTAAGAGGGACATGATCAGACCGAGTTGAGAGATGGTCGAATAGGCGAGAATCGCTTTGAGATCGTTTTTTTTCACCGCCAGGAATGATCCATAACACAAAGTCAGAAGACCAACGCCGGTAACGAGCCAGAACCAGAGTCCTTGTCCACCGAAGATTGGTGTAAACCGGGCTACAACGTACAGTCCGGCCTTAACCATGGTGGCTGAGTGAAGATAGGCACTAACAGGTGTCGGAGCTTCCATGGCATCCGGCAGCCAGATATGAAATGGGAACTGAGCTGACTTGGTGAAAGCTCCAATCAGGATCAAGGCAAGTGCGGGTAGAAATAATGCGCTCTCCTGAAACTGACCCAATCCTGTAATGGTTGCACGAATACTGAATGTTCCGGTAATGAGATACATCATCATGAATCCGGTAAGCATGGCGAAACCGCCAAATACCGTAATCAGGAATGATTTTTGTGCTCCTGAAGTCGAGGCTTTACGTTTGTAATGGAATGCAATCAACAGGAATGACGTAATACTGGTCAATTCCCAGAATCCGTAGAGCACGATCATATTATCAGACAGCACCACGCCCAGCATGGCTCCCATGAACATCAACAGATACAGGTAGAAACGGTTCAGCGCTTCTTTCATATCCATGTAGAAGATGGAGTAGAGAACAACGAGGACACCAATTCCGGTGATTAGCAGTGTCAACATGAGGCTCAGACCGTCCAGATACAGATTAAATCCAATGTCCAGTGAAGGAATCCATGGGATATTTCCAGATACGGTATTGCGCTGTGACACAGCGGGTATGAGACTCGCAAAGTATACAAATAATAGTGCCGGGACAAGGAGAACCGGCCATCCCAAATGGTTTTTACGGAAGAAACGATGCAGCATGGCAAGAAAAATGCCAGCGGCAAAAGGTAGAATAACAGCAACATGAAGCAGGCTCAACATTACACCCCCAATGTTTAGTATTTCGATTTCTCTCTCTGTGACATACAGGCGCATGATCCTTTGAAGGATATGCTTGCTCTCTATATTCATAACCCAAGTATGTATATACAGAATCGTGTCTATTCTTTGAATGGAAGAAACACGGTGAAGATTTCAATGTAATATTGTATGGACACGTATAATAAAAAAACATACAAGTTCCGATAAATATGAAAACGATTAGGTGACATTCCGTGTACTCTTTGCAGCATAGTTATGTTGAAAAGCAAGATGGTTTCACCGTGTAATGGAGGAAGTAATGTCATTCAAAATTAGAACTGTGCTCACAGTCATCTGTGCTATGTTATCCTTGCTGGTTACCCTGACGATTGGGTCTATTTTTAGCCAAAAGTCATTTGTTGCTGTAGAGACTGAGATTGGTCACTCGCTTACAGGCACGGCCTCACAGGCTTCGGACAAGCTGGATCGTTTTATGTCTGCTCGCGCGGGTGAACTGGACCTGTTGGGCCGAATGGCTTCGTTGGAAGATGGATTCCAACCTGATGAGATTCAGATGCTACTGGATCAGTTACAAGACAGCTTTCCCTCATTCTCATGGGTTGGATTCATGGACCCGAAGGGAAAAGTATTAGCTGCCACGGATGGAATTTTGCTTGGGGAAAATTTATCAGAGCGACCTGTGTATCAGGAGGGAATCAGGGGTAAATTCATTGGAGATGTGCATAATGCAGTTCTTCTAGCCAAGCTGCTTCCGAATCCAACGGGAGAGCCGTTGCAATTTGTCGATATCAGTTTTCCGCTGAAAGATAGCAAAGGAATGATTCAAGGTGTGCTCGCTGCACATTTAAGCTGGGAGTGGGCGAAGGAAGTTGAGGAATCTGTACTTGCCCCATTGAAAAGGGAAGAAAAGGACATTGAGTTTTTTATCGTGAGCAAAAAGGAACATACCGTGCTGCTCGGTCCGAAGGAATGGGTCGGTAAACCGATGGTATTGCCCGGCATTGAAGAGGCCCAGCGCAACAAAAGCAGTTGGTCCATTGAAAAGTGGCCTGACGGGAATGAATATGTGACAGGGTTTGCCTACAGCCAGGGTCATCTGGATTATCCCGGATTAGGCTGGACCGTAGTCATTCGTCAAGTCAAGTCATCTGCTTTTGCTTCTGTGTTTGACCTGATGTGGTTTAATGTGTGGTCTGGACTCGCCGTTACCGTGCTGTTTGCACTGATTGGCTGGTTTGTCTCACGTCTGATCTCTGCCCCACTTGTGCGTCTTACCAGAGTAGCCAATCGACTGCGTGCAGGGGAAGAGCTTGAGATTCCTGCGATTAAGGGGATTAAGGAGATTGAAGTGTTGTCCCGTTCGCTTCGGGATATGCTGACCTCTCTTATGAATAAAAACTCAGAGCTGGTTGTGATGCAGAATCTGGCGCATTTTGATCAGTTGACTAGACTGCCGAACCGCACTGCCCTAGAAGTGTATCTGGAGGAGTCTCTGGAGACCGAGAGTGAAAATCACACGCTGACTTTTCTCTATCTGGATCTCGATGGATTCAAACGGGTCAACGATACACTTGGACATCAGACGGGAGATGTGTTGTTACAGAAAGTGGCCCAGCGGCTGTCTGCTCTTGGTCAGGAGAAGGGGATAACGGTCCGGTTGGGTGGAGATGAATTCCTCATTGTACTTCAGTCGATTGGAAGTCATCCGAGGGAAGAAGCCATGGCTTATGCAGAAGCCATCATTCAAAGTCTGAACAAGCCGTTTATTATCGAATACGAGCGAATTCGAATTGGATGTAGTATTGGAGGTGCTGAATATCCAACCAACAGCGACAACCCAAGTGAGATTATTCGGATGGCGGACGAAGCTCTATATGAGTCCAAACGTGCAGGCAAGAACAGAATGACATTTTATTCCGAGTTGAAGCAGGATCGTTAGCGTATAATAACATTAGCGGGGTTATCCCAATCATCTTTGTGCGAATATGCGTATAGACAAGGAGGGGTGAAATGTCTGGAAAATATACATCTGTACCTTATGGTTATGAGCCACCTGCGGCCAGCCACAAAGGTACACTGACTTTTTATGACTCGTTTGAACATGTGACTGATGAGCAACTCGAGCGAGCCGCTGCAACGGTGGGTACCCGCTCATTCACACAGCTTGTGCTGTATCCTTTACACGAGAGCACATTTAAACGAATGAGCAAGGAACCGATACGGGCATATTACAAAAGAGAAGATCGCCTGCATGATTGGCGGCGGGAACATCCAACTTCACGTATACGTGTGGAGGGGCTTGAGGGCAAGAGAAAAAAATATACACCTGTGGATAGCGCGCTGCGCCATATCACTGCGGAATATCCAGCCCCTCACTTTCTGTATTTGACGATAGAGATGGCGAATATGTTTGCTTCATTTGATTCCTTCAAGGATTGGATCAAAGAGTTGCGTCTCATCATTGACGGATCGTCCGAATACCTGCATCCGATGCTGGAGCAAAATCGTCATCGCTGGGAATGGGCGGAATGAAAACATAGACGTATGAAAAAGATCGGCCTGCTGATCGTATTCAAACCCAAAAAAAGTTGTGTTGTACAAACCGGAATTCCGGTGTACAGCACAACTTTTTTATTTACATTTTCTCTGTCAAGGACGAAGTCAGATCAAGTGATGTTACGGTTTTATTTTTACCTGTTCGTTTAGCGGCATACAGACAGGCATCCACTTCCTCGAACAGTTTGTCTTTGGTTAGATTAGGACTGTAGCTTTTGAGACCGATACTCACCGTGACGGAAGCTCCTTCAAGTTCAAGATGGCCCATCAGGGCAATCTTCTGACGAATCTGTTCCACCAAGGCATAGGCCTGCTTGAAAGATTGCTCAAACATCAATAAGGCGAACTCTTCGCCCCCGTACCGTGCTGCAATATCACTTGAGGTAATGGTTTCCTGAATGATCAGGGACACTTTCTCCAAAATGATGTCTCCAGCCCGATGACCATACGTATCATTAATGGATTTGAAGTCATCAATATCGATCAGGGCCAGGTGCAGACTCATGCCACTGTTGGCATACTCAAATGCTTTTTCATAATAATCCTTGAATGAGCTTTGATTATAAAGGTTGGTTAAACCGTCTGTTTTGGACTGTTTGGTCATAATGGCATTTCGCACAATAAGGTCCTGCTTGGCAAGCATGCTGGCCTGAAGATCATCGAGCACCTCAACGCCGCTGGTTACGATAACCTGTGCTACATATGTGCCTAAGATTAGAAAAGCAGGAATGGATACCATGTCAAATGAAGACAGGTAGGATCGGTAGGCAGGGTCGAACAGAACGAGAAGGTAACCGATCATCTGCATCAGGAAAACAATCCAGATTCTCTTTTTGCTGAAGAACAGAACTGAAGCGAAGATGGGCAACAGACAGATTGCTAATATAATCCGAATGTCATAATTGACATGAATAATCGTCCAGGCGATAACCGTGCTGGCTATAGACATGGTGTAAAAGGAATATGAGCTGGAGCGCCGATCAACCCAACTTGCGAACAAAATGCATGAACTGCTGACGGCCGTAGGCCAGAACAGGACATTTATCAAGAAATCTGTAGGTGTGCGATCATACTCCAGAAACAGGAAACAGCCAATCTGAATGGCGAAATGTGCAATAATAACAACCCAGTAGGCATGGAGCATTTTTTGAATCCATTTGGAATGTTTGAACTCGTATTCTGTTGGAATATGACTATTGTGAGTATCGAAACCTTTCATATATCACCGCTGACTGCATCATAATGGTACGACAGGATTACTCTCGTATAAGATGATTATAAATCACAATGAACAAAACGCAAATGTATTTAACTGTTCTATGAAAACAAGACTTACAGAAGTATCGCGTTGTCACAAACTTTTTATGGAGGACAAACAAAACTCAATGATACACTCATAGACTATATAACATGGCTCCGTTCCATATGTAGGAAATCATTGATGAAGGGGAGGTGATCTTCATTCCTCTTGTCGTTCGTTCAACCGTTAATGCTACGGGAGCAATTACATTTACAGGAAATACGCTTGGACTGAGTCGTTCGGAAACAGCGGGGGTACCCGGAACACAGGACAGTATTGGAGGTTTTATCACAACCAACACCAGCCTCCAGTACGGCACCTACCCTCTTGGAACTACAAGCTTGTATCAGAGCAACAGTTCAGCAGCCATTCTTACACTCCCTGCTGGAAGTACCGTTCTGTATGCAGAATTGATCTGGGGCGGCAGTTACATCAATGGTACAGTCAATCTGAGTTCTGCCATCAACAATCCGGTTACGTTTATTACACCAGCAGGGACTTCCAGTGTTATCCCAGATCCACTTACCTACAATCAATTCGATC
This window contains:
- a CDS encoding diguanylate cyclase, producing MSFKIRTVLTVICAMLSLLVTLTIGSIFSQKSFVAVETEIGHSLTGTASQASDKLDRFMSARAGELDLLGRMASLEDGFQPDEIQMLLDQLQDSFPSFSWVGFMDPKGKVLAATDGILLGENLSERPVYQEGIRGKFIGDVHNAVLLAKLLPNPTGEPLQFVDISFPLKDSKGMIQGVLAAHLSWEWAKEVEESVLAPLKREEKDIEFFIVSKKEHTVLLGPKEWVGKPMVLPGIEEAQRNKSSWSIEKWPDGNEYVTGFAYSQGHLDYPGLGWTVVIRQVKSSAFASVFDLMWFNVWSGLAVTVLFALIGWFVSRLISAPLVRLTRVANRLRAGEELEIPAIKGIKEIEVLSRSLRDMLTSLMNKNSELVVMQNLAHFDQLTRLPNRTALEVYLEESLETESENHTLTFLYLDLDGFKRVNDTLGHQTGDVLLQKVAQRLSALGQEKGITVRLGGDEFLIVLQSIGSHPREEAMAYAEAIIQSLNKPFIIEYERIRIGCSIGGAEYPTNSDNPSEIIRMADEALYESKRAGKNRMTFYSELKQDR
- a CDS encoding Na(+)/H(+) antiporter subunit C, with the translated sequence MEILMCVAVGILFAVAVFLILSRSLLRIVLGMSILTHGVHLLLITMSRLKTGAPPLLGEMAERYVDPLPQALILTSIVINFGLTAFFFVLSYRSYLKLKTDDMEEVRGRPYE
- a CDS encoding Na+/H+ antiporter subunit A gives rise to the protein MSLLHVAVILPFAAGIFLAMLHRFFRKNHLGWPVLLVPALLFVYFASLIPAVSQRNTVSGNIPWIPSLDIGFNLYLDGLSLMLTLLITGIGVLVVLYSIFYMDMKEALNRFYLYLLMFMGAMLGVVLSDNMIVLYGFWELTSITSFLLIAFHYKRKASTSGAQKSFLITVFGGFAMLTGFMMMYLITGTFSIRATITGLGQFQESALFLPALALILIGAFTKSAQFPFHIWLPDAMEAPTPVSAYLHSATMVKAGLYVVARFTPIFGGQGLWFWLVTGVGLLTLCYGSFLAVKKNDLKAILAYSTISQLGLIMSLLGVGSAALYFGYGESSAMYTVAITAALLHLFNHATFKAALFMVVGIVDHETGTRDIRKLGGLASFMPITFTVALIGSLAMAGIPPFNGFLSKELFFQAMVEVTHLRIFGLGSWSVLLPVFAWLASVFTLIYALIIVFKTFLGRSQSEIPAEKLHEAPAGMLIPPVVLGVLVVVFGLFPNLLAGSLIEPAMAAVLPSLLNGNERFDVHFSLWHGWTTELIMTIGVVILGITLYKLLPRWRNIYEHYPQGLTINNMYHVVLDNLQHYARKWTEAYMNGSVRNYLVYIFSFTVALLVYAFFRSGENITWNLQGNAPFSFYEVVLLVTLIGAAVSIPFAKNRLSAVIMTGAVGYIVTLLFVLFRAPDLALTQMIVETVSVALFLLCFYHLPELQRGKSSRSYLTVNMIVAIAVGIVMTFVALAASGTASLDSISTFFLQEAYDSAGGKNVVNVLLVDFRGFDTLLEIMVLGVASLSIYSMINLNLEAKDLGARLKFRKKDESQDTEPALDDEADNTKKYGNRERSSSSWDTVPLQSNDVLLQTTTKVVVFIILTFAMHLFFAGHHNPGGGFIGGLVTAAALVLIALAFSTDTIRKALPIDFRVLTGIGLGIALLTGAGSFIFGVPFLSQTFGYFELPLLGETELATAMLFDLGVYLAVLGVTMTIILQIGEDR
- a CDS encoding GGDEF domain-containing protein encodes the protein MKGFDTHNSHIPTEYEFKHSKWIQKMLHAYWVVIIAHFAIQIGCFLFLEYDRTPTDFLINVLFWPTAVSSSCILFASWVDRRSSSYSFYTMSIASTVIAWTIIHVNYDIRIILAICLLPIFASVLFFSKKRIWIVFLMQMIGYLLVLFDPAYRSYLSSFDMVSIPAFLILGTYVAQVIVTSGVEVLDDLQASMLAKQDLIVRNAIMTKQSKTDGLTNLYNQSSFKDYYEKAFEYANSGMSLHLALIDIDDFKSINDTYGHRAGDIILEKVSLIIQETITSSDIAARYGGEEFALLMFEQSFKQAYALVEQIRQKIALMGHLELEGASVTVSIGLKSYSPNLTKDKLFEEVDACLYAAKRTGKNKTVTSLDLTSSLTEKM